The Brassica napus cultivar Da-Ae chromosome C7, Da-Ae, whole genome shotgun sequence genome has a segment encoding these proteins:
- the LOC111209380 gene encoding uncharacterized mitochondrial protein AtMg00310-like, with protein sequence MSLCKQLQSILTRFWWDASPEAKNICWVSWQTLTKPKNSGGLGFREIAQFNDALLAKLSWRVLKDPSSLLARTLLGKYCVHTSFLEVQPPSCASHGWRGLLVERDLLTRGLGWALGSGEDVGV encoded by the coding sequence ATGTCGCTTTGTAAGCAACTGCAGTCTATCCTTACGAGGTTTTGGTGGGACGCTTCACCGGAAGCTAAAAACATTTGTTGGGTCTCGTGGCAAACACTTACCAAACCAAAAAACTCGGGTGGCCTTGGGTTTCGGGAGATTGCTCAGTTTAACGATGCTCTTTTAGCGAAACTCTCTTGGAGAGTGCTGAAGGATCCATCATCACTCCTCGCTAGAACCCTTTTAGGGAAATATTGTGTTCATACCTCCTTCTTAGAAGTCCAACCTCCATCATGTGCTTCTCATGGATGGCGAGGACTGTTGGTGGAGAGAGATCTCCTTACAAGAGGACTTGGCTGGGCCCTTGGATCAGGAGAGGATGTTGGAGTGTAG
- the LOC111209611 gene encoding uncharacterized protein LOC111209611, with amino-acid sequence MSQVLTRLSKASPLRGFRMFSSSSVTGPFLRLGSMVKVDKDVPDDILLFDAAKEEYLTVPETPLPQELADTTVVESSHGWGFFSCFSDRSLYISDHLNPLSSSSKVIPLPPLTALSSCQTDVFCNVAMSSSFPSDDDQDLVLAVKFLGRQLSLCRPNRDLRWTNIATPFPFLERSNLMYSNRDRKFYLPLPGSTYLCSWDLHFTPSFRNFVYTNRPRLSQSEHELLDSCSRADHWVESPSGERFLVKCYANDTLERDPVFMVFREEEMTDGETFNMHYTEDIGDLCIFISQTDPFCVQASSCPGLVPNSIYLVESFFGVYHLPTKSLRPFEENLEMNDVQPILPHWLPPVSV; translated from the exons ATGTCTCAGGTTCTTACCAGGCTCTCCAAGGCCTCTCCTTTA AGGGGCTTTCGTATGTTCTCATCATCTTCGGTAACGGGTCCTTTTCTGAGGCTTGGCAGTATGGTCAAGGTAGACAAAGATGTCCCTGATGACATTCTCTTGTTCGATGCTGCCAAGGAAGAGTACCTCACTGTCCCTGAGACACCCCTTCCCCAAGAGCTCGCTGACACGACGGTCGTCGAATCTTCTCATGGATGGGGGTTCTTCTCTTGCTTTTCCGACCGTTCCTTGTACATCTCCGACCACTTGAAcccactctcttcttcttccaaggTCATTCCTCTGCCTCCCCTTACTGCTCTCTCCTCTTGCCAAACCGACGTCTTCTGCAACGTCGCCATGTCCTCCTCTTTTCCTAGTGATGATGACCAGGACTTGGTCCTTGCTGTCAAGTTCTTGGGCAGACAGCTCAGTCTCTGTAGACCCAACCGTGACTTGCGTTGGACTAACATCGCTACTCCTTTCCCCTTCTTGGAAAGATCCAACCTCATGTACTCCAACAGAGACCGCAAGTTCTACTTGCCTCTTCCTGGCAGCACCTACTTGTGTTCCTGGGATCTCCACTTCACCCCTAGCTTCCGTAATTTTGTCTATACCAACCGTCCCAGGCTGTCACAGTCCGAGCACGAGCTGTTGGATTCTTGTTCCAGGGCAGATCACTGGGTTGAGTCTCCCTCTGGTGAGCGTTTTCTGGTCAAATGCTACGCTAACGACACTCTGGAGAGAGACCCTGTGTTCATGGTGTTTAGAGAGGAAGAGATGACCGACGGGGAAACATTCAACATGCATTACACCGAGGACATTGGAGATTTGTGCATCTTCATTTCGCAGACTGACCCTTTCTGCGTCCAGGCTAGCTCGTGCCCTGGTCTAGTCCCCAACTCCATCTATCTTGTGGAGTCTTTCTTTGGTGTTTACCATCTCCCCACCAAAAGCCTTCGTCCTTTTGAAGAGAATCTGGAAATGAATGACGTTCAACCCATCCTTCCTCACTGGCTTCCTCCTGTTTCTGTCTAG
- the LOC111209619 gene encoding uncharacterized protein LOC111209619: MSRFFFGLAKLSPVSSDVLAHKRRSFRLFSSSLATTTPYLSLGDTLKKHSPDDGTETRDVVFFDPVKEERLTITDKTFPQELVHSRQIGSSHGWGIFSRDGERSVCMSNVYHPLSPKSNPEIIPLPSLTALPDNQTGVVWNVAMSSSSPSDDDEDCVVAIKFLGNQLSLCRPNRDLRWTNVETLGMLETSNLMYSKRDQRFYLPAPGGNELYSWDLNLDKKNFSPELHQVVFRDLPELAESEWGLLDMVCSRTEHLVESASTGECFLVKCYAQGYPWSEKFKYMIRRFMVFREEETTQGRYMCYTEDIGDLCIFLSKSEAFCVQATSCPGLQPNSIYFIGKGFGIYSLADNKTIRSFKVPSSSGLYWLPPSCI; the protein is encoded by the exons ATGTCTCGGTTTTTCTTCGGACTCGCCAAACTCTCTCCAGTCAGCAGCGATGTACTT gCGCACAAAAGGAGGAGCTTTCGTTTGTTTTCATCCTCCCTAGCCACCACTACTCCGTACTTGTCCCTGGGCGATACGCTTAAGAAACACTCGCCGGATGATGGTACCGAAACAAGAGATGTTGTCTTCTTCGATCCGGTCAAGGAAGAGAGGCTTACCATCACTGACAAAACCTTTCCCCAAGAGCTCGTCCACTCGAGGCAGATCGGGAGTTCTCATGGATGGGGGATTTTCTCTAGAGATGGTGAGCGTTCTGTATGTATGAGCAACGTTTACCATCCCTTGTCTCCCAAATCAAACCCCGAGATTATCCCTCTGCCTTCTCTTACTGCTCTGCCAGATAACCAAACCGGAGTCGTCTGGAACGTGgcaatgtcttcttcttctccttctgatgatgatgaagactgTGTGGTTGCTATCAAGTTCTTGGGCAATCAGCTCAGTCTCTGTCGTCCCAACCGTGACTTGCGTTGGACCAACGTTGAGACTTTGGGTATGTTGGAAACATCTAATCTCATGTATTCCAAGAGAGACCAACGATTCTATTTGCCTGCTCCTGGAGGCAACGAGTTGTACTCATGGGATCTCAACTTGGATAAGAAGAACTTTAGCCCTGAGTTACATCAGGTTGTGTTCCGCGACCTTCCTGAGCTGGCTGAGTCCGAGTGGGGTTTGCTGGATATGGTGTGTAGCAGGACGGAACACCTGGTCGAGTCTGCCTCCACTGGCGAGTGTTTTCTTGTCAAATG TTACGCACAGGGTTACCCTTGGTCTGAAAAATTCAAGTACATGATAAGGCGGTTCATGGTGTTCAGAGAGGAGGAGACGACACAAGGAAGATACATGTGCTACACAGAGGACATTGGAGATTTGTGCATATTCCTTTCAAAGAGCGAGGCTTTCTGCGTCCAGGCTACCTCCTGCCCCGGTCTCCAGCCTAACTCCATCTATTTCATTGGCAAAGGATTTGGTATTTACAGTCTCGCTGACAACAAGACAATCCGTTCTTTTAAAGTTCCTTCTTCCTCGGGACTTTACTGGCTTCCTCCATCTTGCATCTAG
- the LOC111209379 gene encoding uncharacterized protein LOC111209379 — protein sequence MAKVFALKLIWRLHSKSDSLWPIWVHKYLLKTEVFWDARESVTGSWVWWKLLKLRPVAKFFLKLAIKNGESVKFWLDIWHPMGHLIDVYGEIGTKKLGICRNARVCDVVVGTEWRFRSTRDRTLQAIVSQVRSFPSLLHRMKKMK from the coding sequence ATGGCCAAGGTCTTTGCTTTGAAACTCATTTGGCGTCTTCACTCTAAGTCTGATTCTCTGTGGCCAATTTGGGTCCATAAGTATCTATTGAAGACCGAGGTATTCTGGGATGCTAGGGAAAGTGTTACAGGGTCTTGGGTCTGGTGGAAGTTGTTGAAGCTCCGGCCAGTGGCTAAATTTTTTCTCAAGTTGGCGATAAAGAATGGAGAATCGGTTAAGTTCTGGCTCGATATCTGGCACCCTATGGGGCATCTCATTGATGTCTATGGGGAAATAGGCACTAAGAAGCTTGGGATCTGTCGCAATGCCCGTGTTTGTGATGTTGTGGTCGGAACAGAGTGGAGATTCCGAAGCACTCGTGACCGCACACTCCAGGCCATCGTTTCACAGGTTAGGAGTTTTCCGTCACTATTACAccggatgaagaagatgaagtaa
- the LOC106402835 gene encoding polyadenylate-binding protein 6-like, whose translation MFSPFGVILSCKVAEENGQSKGFGFVQFATEQSAVAARLASQGSMVDGKKLFVVKFINRDERAAMSGNQEFTNVYVKNLLESVTEDFLHTMFSQCGTVSSVVVMRDGMGRSRGFGFDNFCHLSMENHMDRRSCLLEGI comes from the exons ATGTTTAGTCCCTTCGGAGTCATACTTTCTTGCAAAGTAGCTGAGGAGAATGGCCAAAGTAAAGGCTTCGGTTTTGTTCAGTTTGCTACGGAGCAATCTGCTGTTGCTGCTCGTCTTGCCTCCCAAGGCTCTATGGTTGATGGCAAGAAACT GTTTGTGGTTAAGTTCATTAACAGGGATGAAAGAGCTGCTATGTCTGGGAATCAAGAGTTCACAAACGTTTATGTGAAGAATCTGCTCGAGAGTGTTACAGAGGATTTTCTCCATACGATGTTTTCTCAATGTGGGACGGTCTCTAGTGTTGTGGTTATGAGGGATGGTATGGGAAGATCGAGAGGTTTCGGATTTGACAACTTCTGCCATCTCTCAATGGAAAACCACATG GATCGAAGAAGTTGTTTGTTGGAAGGGATTTGA